The nucleotide sequence TCGATGCAATGTCAATGGAAGCTCGTATGACACTTTGCAATATGGCTATAGAAGCCGGCGGCACCTGTGGAGTATGCTATCCGGATATGACAACGATTGAATATCTTTGGCCTTTCATAAAGGATGAGTTTGCTTCAAAGGAAGAGGCTTTAAAGGAATACTCAAAATGGATTTCTGATGAGGACGCCACTTATGAAAAAGTTTATGAGTATGATGTTTCAGATTTAGAGCCTATGGTTACTTTTGGCTACAAACCTGATCAGGTAAAGCCTGTAAGAGAGATGGAAGGAACAAAAATTGATCAAGTTTACATAGGAAGCTGTACTAATGGACGTATAGAAGATTTGAGAATTGCAGCAAGTATTCTTAAGGGCAAAAAAATATCCGATAATGTCCGTGCAATTGTTAGTCCAGCAACTCCGGCTATTTATTCCCAGGCCTTAAAGGAAGGCCTTATAGAAGTATTTCAGGAGGCAGGTTTCTGCGTAACAAATCCAACCTGTGGAGCTTGTCTAGGTATGAGTAACGGAGTGCTTGCCAGCGGTGAAGTCTGCGCTTCCACAACTAACCGTAACTTTAACGGCAGAATGGGTAAGGGCGGTACAGTTCATCTGATGAGTCCAGCTACTGCCGCAGCATCAGCCATTGAAGGAAAAATAACTAATTCAGAGCTATTTACAGCTTAGGTAGCGGAGGTAAACATGAAGAATTTTAAAGGAAAAGTTTTATTTTTAGATAGAAGCGATATTAATACCGATGAAATTATTCCTGCGAAGTATCTTACAGAGATCACTAAAGAGGCTCTAAAACCCTACTTACTGGAAGATTTAGCGCTGCCAGGCTTCAACAACAAAGAAGACATCAAAGACAAGGCGGTTATTGTGACCAGGGCTAATTTTGGCTGCGGTTCTTCCAGGGAACACGCTCCTTGGGCTTTAGAGGTAAATGAAATAAATGTAGTTATAGCGGAAAACTTTGCAAGGATATTCAGACAGAATATGTACAACTGTGGAATGTTTGCTATAGAACTGCCGAAAGATAAGATAGACTATCTTTTTGATAACTATGCAGGTAAGGACACTTCAATAGAGATTGACGTTGATAACGATAAAATAATTGTAACTTCAGCAGAAAAATCAGATATCATAGACTTCAAGGTTGGTGACTTTGACAAGACACTTGTCAAAGAAGGCGGCTGGGTTGGTTATGCTGATAAGAACTATTGATTTATGATCATTAGGATGAATTTATGAAATCTAATCTAAAGTTGATGAATTAATTGGGATATTAACAAATGAATATTAGCAATGTGCAGGGTTGTACTATCCTTTGACAGGATAATGTAGCCCTGTTTTTTATGAGACATATAACTAAACAAGCGTTATCCTGAAAAATGATTTATGATGATATAATTTATTTTGGACTCTTTTCAGCTCTGCTGGGAATAGACCTTCTTTTTTAATTACAGTATGGAACTCATGGAGCACATTAGCTGAAAGTAATCCAGAGACTTTTCCAAGTCCTATAAATCTTTTACTTGAAAGAATTTTGAAATAATGTATAATGAATGACATAATACGACATTATATTTGAGAACTATGATATAAAAACTGGTTTGGAGCATGATTACTACTGAATTTGTATATTATAGGAGAAGGGAGGATATGCATGAGGATTAAGAAAGGCTTTACCTTAATTGAACTGATGATAGTTATTTCAGTAATAGGCATACTGACCATGGTAATAACGCCTAATGTGACAAGTGTAAGGACCCAATCAAAAAATCAAAGTGTAACTACCAATGTTATGCTAGTGAGGTCTTTTATTGAAAGCCGTGGAGCAAGGGATGCAATTATTTTGAATGCTGCTTTTCTGGAGGGAAAGAGCTATTCAGAGATAATGGCACAGGTACTTTCAGGTATAAAATCTGATATGACCCAATACTTCTCCGGCAGTAATGCCTTGCAGAATCCATTTAATAACGCAACGTCCATAAACTATACTCATCAAGATGTAAGGCAAAACAATCCAGCATCTGCCTCCGTAGTATTGGGCTATTCCGCAGATCCTAACGCTGAATTGCCTGCAGATGTCAGAGGGGTAGGCAATGCCCTTGGTAAGGATAAAAGCTTTGCCGGCGATGTGGTAGTGATTTTGTATAAGGCCGGTTATGTGCTTTATGGAATAGATAACAGTGGAGATATGATTGATATTAACATCATAAAAAATCCGCCTATCCCGCCGGTAGTTCAAAGCGGTGTTGGAGGAGGAAACGGCAGTTCACCAGGTGGTATCAATGATGGAGGGCCTGTACCTACAGGTATTTTGAAAAATATAGGAGATGTAGTCACCTATATAAAAAGTATAGCAATAGATAAAATACTAAGAGGAGAGCCACTTAATAAGATATGGGATGTAATGAAAAATCCTTTGAACGGAGAACTAAAAACACAATTTACTCCGGGAAATACCTCCAAGCACATAGTTAATCCATATAACAATTCGGATAGTATAGGAATTTATTATAGTTCCAGCATAACAGGTAATTACTCCATAATATCAGTTCATGATGCAGATGCCATAACAACGGAGGATACTGCTTTTTCTGATAAGCCGGGAACAGTCATTGTCTATGTTACTTCTAATCCTACGGGATATGTGGTTTACGGAGTAGATCAAGATGGTGATAATGTGGGCTATACAACCATCAATCTTTCTACAATGGTAACACCTGAGATGAATCAAACTTTGGCAAATAATGTTGCCATGGTATCTAATATCTTGAAAGCAAACATAAAAACTCTGGCAGTTGGAGATCAAGGAGACTTGAGCAATGCAGCCTATAATGCTCTTAAAAACCTCAATATAAGTAATTCTTATTGGGCGCCATGGAAGAAAATAGGTAAGTTAAGTAGTGACAGCTTTCTTCAAGGCTATGCCTTGATAGTCAGCGGTTGGAACATGGAAGGAGCCAGATACAGTGATTTCAAAGGTTCAGTGGCGGTGAATGTTTTAAAAGACTGTACAGGTTATGAGGTGTTCGGTATTGATGAATATGGAAACAGATATCACTATGAAAAAGTGGTGAGG is from Clostridium thermarum and encodes:
- a CDS encoding 3-isopropylmalate dehydratase large subunit; the protein is MGKTLAEKIFDAHRVDMPFPDTHVLKLDRVFCHEITTPIAITDLMARGMDRVFDSTKIKAVIDHVTPAKDSKTAEQGKIMRDWARRHGIKDFFDIGRNGVCHAIFPEKGFVRPGYTVIMGDSHTCTHGAFGAFAAGVGTTDLEVGILKGVCAFHFPKTIKFVLNGTLKAGVYAKDLILFIIKELTVNGATNMVIEFTGPVIDAMSMEARMTLCNMAIEAGGTCGVCYPDMTTIEYLWPFIKDEFASKEEALKEYSKWISDEDATYEKVYEYDVSDLEPMVTFGYKPDQVKPVREMEGTKIDQVYIGSCTNGRIEDLRIAASILKGKKISDNVRAIVSPATPAIYSQALKEGLIEVFQEAGFCVTNPTCGACLGMSNGVLASGEVCASTTNRNFNGRMGKGGTVHLMSPATAAASAIEGKITNSELFTA
- a CDS encoding 3-isopropylmalate dehydratase small subunit, coding for MKNFKGKVLFLDRSDINTDEIIPAKYLTEITKEALKPYLLEDLALPGFNNKEDIKDKAVIVTRANFGCGSSREHAPWALEVNEINVVIAENFARIFRQNMYNCGMFAIELPKDKIDYLFDNYAGKDTSIEIDVDNDKIIVTSAEKSDIIDFKVGDFDKTLVKEGGWVGYADKNY
- a CDS encoding prepilin-type N-terminal cleavage/methylation domain-containing protein, with the protein product MRIKKGFTLIELMIVISVIGILTMVITPNVTSVRTQSKNQSVTTNVMLVRSFIESRGARDAIILNAAFLEGKSYSEIMAQVLSGIKSDMTQYFSGSNALQNPFNNATSINYTHQDVRQNNPASASVVLGYSADPNAELPADVRGVGNALGKDKSFAGDVVVILYKAGYVLYGIDNSGDMIDINIIKNPPIPPVVQSGVGGGNGSSPGGINDGGPVPTGILKNIGDVVTYIKSIAIDKILRGEPLNKIWDVMKNPLNGELKTQFTPGNTSKHIVNPYNNSDSIGIYYSSSITGNYSIISVHDADAITTEDTAFSDKPGTVIVYVTSNPTGYVVYGVDQDGDNVGYTTINLSTMVTPEMNQTLANNVAMVSNILKANIKTLAVGDQGDLSNAAYNALKNLNISNSYWAPWKKIGKLSSDSFLQGYALIVSGWNMEGARYSDFKGSVAVNVLKDCTGYEVFGIDEYGNRYHYEKVVR